The Bombus huntii isolate Logan2020A chromosome 1, iyBomHunt1.1, whole genome shotgun sequence genome contains a region encoding:
- the LOC126866273 gene encoding zinc finger protein 880-like, translating to MAYDPRNIKYPSDMHNHQHNQPNITGYTYSGHPVTHVQQTDENRNENNCGNKETCPQISHQSSGTQTIQKVDAATMTDPLQIDFRLTSEYLARCSSTLGLPYVTKYEENSNNSTHNCQEIRPKIEFEVEPQHINGMLIYRCPECAFRFEDREALHEHLEDHRQRPHICDICGASLKRKEHLDRHKQGHNKDRPYQCNMCCKAFKRNEHLARHMIIHSGSKNQVCTECGKAFYRKDHLKKHLQSHNSSRSKNLNSSQNNQNSHNNGEEGLSSFAMMMRQTGPPPFSILRT from the exons ATGGCTTATGATccacgtaatataaaatatccatcTGATATGCACAACCATCAACATAATCAGCCTAATATCACTGGATATACATACTCTGGGCATCCGGTAACTCATGTTCAACAAACGGATGAAAATAGAAATGAGAATAATTGTGGAAATAAGGAGACATGCCCTCAGATATCTCATCAATCTTCGGGTACACAGACTATTCAAAAAGTAGATGCAGCAACTATGACCGATCCGTTACAAATAGACTTTAGACTTACTTCAGAGTACTTAGCACGATGTTCTAGTACATTAGGTTTACCATATGTAACTAAGTATGAAGAAAATAGCAACAATTCGACGCATAATTGCCAAGAAATTAgaccaaaaattgaatttgaaGTTGAGCCACAACATATCAATG GTATGTTAATATATCGTTGTCCAGAATGTGCATTCAGATTTGAAGACAGAGAGGCGTTACACGAACATCTGGAAGATCACAGGCAACGACCtcacatttgtgatatttgtGGCGCAAGTTTAAAACGCAAGGAACATCTAGATCGTCACAAACAAGGACACAATAAAGATAGGCCTTATCAGTGTAATATGTGCTGCAAAGCATTTAAACGCAATGAACATCTTGCACGTCACATGATTATACACTCAGGTAGCAAAAATCAAGTTTGTACAGAATGTGGCAAAGCTTTTTATAGAAAGGATCACTTAAAAAAACATTTGCAAAGTCATAATAGTAGCAGAAGCAAAAATCTAAACAGTTCGCAGAATAATCAGAATAGCCATAATAACGGCGAAGAAGGATTAAGTAGTTTTGCAATGATGATGAGGCAGACTGGGCCACCTCCATTTTCTATTTTGAGAacttaa
- the LOC126865190 gene encoding zinc finger and BTB domain-containing protein 49-like isoform X2 — protein sequence MNFPPFGSHFPGTIPSIHQFATDGSGGAGGRYANHFPNQPPIGVPVMGKYRPESNGVQSAQSQVMMNNKASYPNSNVHHYPNVPYSQAQPVQQRPSNSPGMPEKRSYHQDKDKNKEKKGDEQQRNGETTTNGSQQDYTMHQHHQQHAHTQTPATMPATWQSLATPGSTVADYLSHLPASTLPLSLHHFLKYSAESIKKESEMAQTTSVAVATTTTPNIMMSPNNKKKKKKKAPKEKKPRPKPGEIRLTTALDGSTLYCCPECHMAYPERELLEQHLLGHTLERRFVCDICGAGLKRKDHLTRHKQSHNPERPYVCTVCLKAFKRKEQLTLHFVIHSGEKRHVCTECGKGFYRKDHLRKHTRSHIARRVKAELSQNAGTQQNQQQNNVSNMQTTAVTASSVLSGGHPGPLLS from the exons ATGAATTTCCCGCCGTTCGGAAGCCATTTTCCCGGTACTATTCCTAGTATTCATCAGTTCGCAACCGACGGCTCCGGCGGTGCGGGCGGACGTTACGCCAATCATTTTCCCAACCAGCCTCCGATTGGAGTGCCGGTTATGGGAAAGTACCGTCCTGAAAGCAACGGCGTGCAATCTGCTCAGTCACAAGTGATGATGAACAATAAAGCAAGTTATCCTAACAGCAATGTTCATCATTACCCAAACGTACCATATTCCCAAGCTCAACCAGTTCAGCAGCGGCCCTCTAATTCGCCTGGAATGCCAGAAAAGCGTTCTTATCATCAG gataaagataaaaataaagaaaagaagggaGACGAGCAACAGCGCAATGGAGAAACTACGACAAATGGTAGCCAACAAGATTATACGATGCATCAACATCATCAGCAGCACGCTCATACTCAAACTCCTGCAACTATGCCTGCTACGTGGCAGTCTTTGGCTACTCCTGGATCCACAGTGGCAGATTACCTCAGTCATTTACCAGCTAGTACTTTACCGTTAAGTTTACAtcatttcttaaaatattctgCAGAAAGTATTAAGAAAGAATCAGAAATGGCACAAACCACTTCTGTAGCTGTAGCAACTACAACAACGCCTAACATAATGATGTCCccgaataataaaaagaagaaaaagaagaaggctCCCAAGGAGAAAAAGCCACGTCCAAAACCTGGAGAAATTCGCTTAACAACGGCTCTAGATGGCTCTACATTGTATTGCTGTCCAGAATGTCATATGGCATACCCAGAACGTGAATTGTTGGAACAACATCTTCTGGGACATACTTTAGAACGAAGATTCGTGTGCGATATTTGTGGGGCGGGCCTGAAAAGAAAGGATCATCTTACACGTCACAAACAGAGTCACAACCCCGAACGTCCATACGTTTGTACCGTTTGTTTAAAAGCTTTCAAAAGGAAAGAGCAATTGACATTACACTTTGTTATACATTCTGGCGAGAAACGACACGTATGCACAGAGTGTGGAAAAGGATTTTATCGTAAAGATCATTTAAGAAAGCATACCAGAAGCCACATTGCAAGAAGGGTAAAAGCTGAGCTCAGTCAAAATGCTG GTACACAGCAAAATCAACAACAAAATAATGTTTCAAACATGCAGACAACAGCTGTTACAGCATCGTCTGTTCTTTCTGGTGGACATCCGGGACCTCTCCTGTCCTGA
- the LOC126865190 gene encoding zinc finger protein 235-like isoform X1 produces MNFPPFGSHFPGTIPSIHQFATDGSGGAGGRYANHFPNQPPIGVPVMGKYRPESNGVQSAQSQVMMNNKASYPNSNVHHYPNVPYSQAQPVQQRPSNSPGMPEKRSYHQQATETINQQDVCNLLQDKDKNKEKKGDEQQRNGETTTNGSQQDYTMHQHHQQHAHTQTPATMPATWQSLATPGSTVADYLSHLPASTLPLSLHHFLKYSAESIKKESEMAQTTSVAVATTTTPNIMMSPNNKKKKKKKAPKEKKPRPKPGEIRLTTALDGSTLYCCPECHMAYPERELLEQHLLGHTLERRFVCDICGAGLKRKDHLTRHKQSHNPERPYVCTVCLKAFKRKEQLTLHFVIHSGEKRHVCTECGKGFYRKDHLRKHTRSHIARRVKAELSQNAGTQQNQQQNNVSNMQTTAVTASSVLSGGHPGPLLS; encoded by the exons ATGAATTTCCCGCCGTTCGGAAGCCATTTTCCCGGTACTATTCCTAGTATTCATCAGTTCGCAACCGACGGCTCCGGCGGTGCGGGCGGACGTTACGCCAATCATTTTCCCAACCAGCCTCCGATTGGAGTGCCGGTTATGGGAAAGTACCGTCCTGAAAGCAACGGCGTGCAATCTGCTCAGTCACAAGTGATGATGAACAATAAAGCAAGTTATCCTAACAGCAATGTTCATCATTACCCAAACGTACCATATTCCCAAGCTCAACCAGTTCAGCAGCGGCCCTCTAATTCGCCTGGAATGCCAGAAAAGCGTTCTTATCATCAG CAAGCGACCGAAACTATAAATCAACAAGATGTTTGCAATCTCCTGCAggataaagataaaaataaagaaaagaagggaGACGAGCAACAGCGCAATGGAGAAACTACGACAAATGGTAGCCAACAAGATTATACGATGCATCAACATCATCAGCAGCACGCTCATACTCAAACTCCTGCAACTATGCCTGCTACGTGGCAGTCTTTGGCTACTCCTGGATCCACAGTGGCAGATTACCTCAGTCATTTACCAGCTAGTACTTTACCGTTAAGTTTACAtcatttcttaaaatattctgCAGAAAGTATTAAGAAAGAATCAGAAATGGCACAAACCACTTCTGTAGCTGTAGCAACTACAACAACGCCTAACATAATGATGTCCccgaataataaaaagaagaaaaagaagaaggctCCCAAGGAGAAAAAGCCACGTCCAAAACCTGGAGAAATTCGCTTAACAACGGCTCTAGATGGCTCTACATTGTATTGCTGTCCAGAATGTCATATGGCATACCCAGAACGTGAATTGTTGGAACAACATCTTCTGGGACATACTTTAGAACGAAGATTCGTGTGCGATATTTGTGGGGCGGGCCTGAAAAGAAAGGATCATCTTACACGTCACAAACAGAGTCACAACCCCGAACGTCCATACGTTTGTACCGTTTGTTTAAAAGCTTTCAAAAGGAAAGAGCAATTGACATTACACTTTGTTATACATTCTGGCGAGAAACGACACGTATGCACAGAGTGTGGAAAAGGATTTTATCGTAAAGATCATTTAAGAAAGCATACCAGAAGCCACATTGCAAGAAGGGTAAAAGCTGAGCTCAGTCAAAATGCTG GTACACAGCAAAATCAACAACAAAATAATGTTTCAAACATGCAGACAACAGCTGTTACAGCATCGTCTGTTCTTTCTGGTGGACATCCGGGACCTCTCCTGTCCTGA
- the LOC126863968 gene encoding zinc finger protein 384-like has protein sequence MNFTPFPGFTTGSLPTGTVHQFATAKFAQNLPTGGQVVGVLSGGEGGVHYLRPVDPNGFAVAQGGNNQQQQIITLPITVPGKDGTQQQQTVQIQVVNPSVSQSGNSGDQPKYHLAPISLGQFPQGAATVLTVAYSQQGADGVQIQVQPQNTVATTQTSDQTTQSTSTAVTTTSQQTIQQTVQLPGAPEGLTVVAQIPQDLILREGMEESKEDVKEGTTPVALIKRGNIKNQGNQSGEEYITSMPASWQSLATPGSTVADYLSRLPASTLPLSLQHFLKFSAETIKREATIESSPLGADGLDASGSTASGEQAVQITVASGETAIIPDVVEEQESGTKPKRKKKYKKKPPKPKKPKPGQVSIVTALDGTTLFCCPQCNMAYPEKELLEQHLIGHKIERRFICDICGAGLKRKEHLERHKLGHNPDRPFICSVCMKGFKRKEHLNLHFVIHSGQKTEVCSECGKAFYRKDHLRKHARSHLAKRIKEDPSNIADTSQNSQQQTDQQQQAEQLQQQADQLQQQSSVSELQQIQIQVGQGSQAQIHQIAVSEQSTVVLPTAAETGAMAMLHHQQQQQQQQQQQQQQQQQQQPQQQQQQQQH, from the exons ATGAATTTCACGCCCTTCCCTGGGTTCACAACAGGCTCGCTACCGACGGGCACAGTTCATCAGTTCGCAACCGCTAAATTCGCGCAAAACCTACCCACTGGTGGTCAGGTGGTTGGCGTTTTATCCGGTGGCGAAGGTGGGGTTCATTATCTGAGGCCGGTCGATCCGAACGGGTTCGCGGTGGCTCAAGGGGGCAACAATCAGCAGCAGCAAATTATCACGCTGCCAATTACCGTACCTGGAAAAGATGGCACGCAACAGCAGCAAACCGTCCAAATCCAGGTGGTCAATCCCAGCGTTTCGCAAAGTGGAAACAGCGGTGATCAGCCCAAATATCATTTGGCTCCAATATCTTTGGGACAGTTCCCCCAAGGTGCCGCAACAGTTCTTACCGTTGCATATAGTCAACAAGGCGCAGATGGGGTACAAATTCAAGTTCAACCACAAAACACCGTGGCTACGACGCAAAC GTCTGATCAAACAACCCAAAGTACATCCACAGCAGTCACTACTACATCCCAACAAACCATTCAACAGACAGTGCAGCTACCAGGGGCACCTGAAGGATTAACCGTCGTCGCACAGATTCCACAAGATTTAATTTTACGCGAAGGTATGGAAGAGTCGAAGGAAGATGTGAAGGAAGGTACGACACCGGTCGCTCTCATTAAGAGAGGTAACATTAAGAATCAAGGGAATCAGAGCGGAGAGGAATATATTACATCTATGCCTGCGAGTTGGCAAAGTCTGGCAACCCCAGGGTCAACTGTGGCTGATTATCTCTCTAGATTGCCTGCTAGTACCTTGCCTCTTAGTTTGCAGCACTTCTTGAAATTTTCGGCAGAAACGATAAAGAGAGAAGCCACTATCGAGTCGAGTCCTCTAGGAGCTGATGGCTTAGACGCATCTGGAAGCACTGCGTCCGGTGAACAAGCAGTACAGATTACCGTGGCAAGCGGTGAAACCGCTATTATTCCCGATGTCGTTGAGGAACAAGAATCTGGTACAAAACctaagagaaaaaagaaatataagaaaaagcCTCCAAAGCCAAAAAAGCCAAAACCAGGTCAAGTGAGCATAGTTACTGCTCTTGATGGGACAACACTGTTCTGTTGTCCTCAATGTAACATGGCTTATCCTGAAAAGGAACTCTTGGAACAGCATCTTATCGGGcataaaatagaaagaagGTTTATTTGTGACATTTGTGGTGCAGGTTTGAAACGTAAAGAACATTTAGAACGGCACAAATTGGGTCATAATCCGGATAGACCTTTTATTTGTTCAGTTTGCATGAAAGGCTTCAAACGAAAAGAGCACTTGAATCTTCATTTTGTTATACATTCTGGACAGAAAACAGAGGTTTGCAGTGAATGCGGTAAAGCATTCTATCGCAAAGATCACTTGAGAAAACATGCCAGATCCCATTTGGCAAAACGTATCAAAGAAGATCCTTCGAATATTGCTGATACTTCCCAAAATTCACAACAGCAAACGGATCAACAACAACAGGCGGAACAATTGCAACAGCAAGCAGATCAATTACAGCAACAATCTTCGGTATCTGAGTTGCAGCAGATTCAAATACAAGTAGGTCAAGGATCTCAGGCACAGATCCACCAGATAGCTGTTAGTGAGCAGTCTACGGTTGTTCTTCCAACTGCTGCGGAAACTGGTGCAATGGCCATGCTCCATCAtcaacaacaacagcagcagcaacagcagcagcagcagcagcaacaacagcagcagcagccgcagcaacagcagcagcagcagcagcattAG